Proteins from a genomic interval of Halopseudomonas litoralis:
- a CDS encoding group II truncated hemoglobin — MSEHPPLYGTKDASYQAAGGIEGIRRLVDDFYRIMDSWPQAQNIRGMHAEDLTMPRDKLACFLSGWLGGPKLFQERYGSISIPMFHSSWPIGETERDAWLGCMAQAIDLQPYAPEFKEYLLRQLRVPAERIVSVQRKTPV; from the coding sequence ATGTCTGAGCACCCACCACTGTACGGCACCAAAGACGCCTCCTATCAGGCAGCCGGTGGAATTGAGGGAATTCGACGGCTGGTGGACGACTTTTATCGCATCATGGACAGCTGGCCACAGGCGCAGAATATCCGTGGTATGCATGCGGAAGATCTGACCATGCCCCGGGACAAGCTGGCCTGCTTTCTCAGCGGCTGGCTTGGTGGTCCCAAACTGTTTCAGGAGCGCTATGGGTCGATCAGCATTCCCATGTTCCATTCCAGCTGGCCGATCGGTGAAACCGAACGGGATGCCTGGCTGGGATGCATGGCCCAAGCCATCGATCTGCAGCCCTACGCTCCTGAATTCAAGGAATACCTGTTGCGCCAGTTGCGTGTGCCGGCGGAACGAATCGTCTCTGTGCAGCGCAAAACACCCGTGTGA
- a CDS encoding zinc-dependent alcohol dehydrogenase family protein: MSNKTIYVQPGGGFDKVIVSTSEHAAPAAGEISVRLRANSLNYHDYVVVSGIWGPTEQRIPMADGAGEVTAVGSGVTEFKVGDAVVSTFFPDWLDGRPHVEGFTQVPGDGIDGYAREAVTAPATSFTLAPAGWTHAEASTLTTAGLTAWRALVDDARVKAGDTVLVQGTGGVSIFAVQFAKMLGATVIATSSSDAKLERLRELGADHLINYRKDANWGETARQLAGAGGVDCILDVGGPATLEQSMAAARVGGHIAVIGILSGVAGDLPIVPALAKQLRLQGVLVGSRQQQMDMVRAIDANGMRPVVDRHFDLDAMVEAFRYQESNQHFGKIVLDI, from the coding sequence ATGAGCAACAAGACGATCTACGTACAACCTGGCGGTGGTTTCGATAAGGTTATTGTCAGTACGAGCGAGCATGCTGCCCCGGCTGCTGGAGAAATCAGTGTTCGTCTTCGTGCCAACTCGTTGAATTACCACGACTACGTTGTCGTCAGTGGCATCTGGGGCCCGACCGAACAGCGCATCCCCATGGCTGATGGCGCTGGTGAAGTTACCGCGGTTGGCTCTGGTGTGACGGAATTCAAGGTTGGCGATGCTGTGGTCAGTACCTTCTTTCCCGATTGGCTCGATGGTCGTCCCCATGTTGAGGGTTTTACCCAGGTGCCCGGCGATGGAATTGACGGTTATGCCCGCGAGGCGGTCACCGCCCCGGCCACCTCATTCACCCTCGCGCCCGCAGGTTGGACTCATGCCGAAGCATCCACGCTGACCACGGCAGGTCTTACCGCCTGGCGCGCTCTGGTAGATGATGCGCGGGTAAAAGCCGGCGACACCGTTCTGGTGCAAGGAACCGGTGGCGTCTCCATTTTTGCTGTGCAGTTTGCCAAGATGTTGGGCGCAACGGTGATTGCTACCTCTTCCAGCGATGCCAAACTGGAGCGTCTGCGGGAGCTGGGTGCTGATCATCTGATCAACTACCGCAAGGACGCCAATTGGGGTGAAACCGCGCGCCAACTGGCTGGTGCTGGCGGCGTTGACTGCATTCTTGATGTGGGCGGCCCGGCTACGCTGGAGCAATCCATGGCAGCAGCCCGGGTCGGCGGCCACATTGCGGTTATCGGTATTCTCAGCGGCGTGGCCGGTGATCTTCCCATAGTCCCGGCCCTGGCCAAGCAGCTGCGTTTGCAGGGTGTTCTGGTGGGTAGTCGCCAACAACAGATGGATATGGTGCGGGCCATTGACGCCAATGGCATGCGGCCAGTGGTGGATCGCCATTTTGATCTGGATGCCATGGTAGAGGCTTTTCGCTATCAGGAATCCAATCAGCACTTTGGCAAGATTGTCCTCGATATCTAG
- a CDS encoding tyrosine-type recombinase/integrase: MSQPVPLFDTYKNFQFLTRHNLDGELSAVLDAFERFSNPTEAMDGYSVVKLFLKSYAANQATFNSYRTHVERLLLWSLLVCKKPILHLRRQDAEAFLEFCLNPPDNWVGPVTKARFVRIGGRKKADSDTFVINVDWRPFNYTVSKATRKLADETDSAMPEIQAYQMSQTTIAQVFTVCGSFYQFCIDEDYTDANPFRAVKQKSRYKQSVVSQVTSRSLTQLQWEFVIETAEHMADQEPEFHERTLFILTTLFSMYLRVSDLTGRDNWQPTMGSFKKAGDNWWFHVVGKGNKAAKVSVRDSYLPYLVRYRTSLGLTDLPYPGEQTPLLSSLDGRTGLSGRRIRELIQMVFDAACARMIAEGLHEDCDALRAASLHWLRHTSATLDAPFRDMKDLQADLRHESLSTTQDSYYDSLDDQRASSIKAIPIKGR, encoded by the coding sequence ATGTCCCAACCGGTTCCCTTGTTTGATACCTACAAGAATTTCCAGTTTCTCACCCGCCACAACCTGGACGGCGAATTGTCCGCCGTTCTGGATGCCTTCGAGAGATTCTCCAATCCAACCGAGGCCATGGATGGTTATTCAGTGGTCAAGCTGTTCCTGAAATCCTATGCGGCCAATCAGGCCACGTTCAACAGCTACCGCACCCATGTCGAGCGTTTGTTGTTGTGGTCACTGCTGGTGTGCAAGAAGCCTATCCTGCATCTGCGCCGTCAGGATGCTGAAGCTTTCCTGGAGTTCTGTCTCAATCCACCTGACAACTGGGTCGGTCCGGTGACCAAGGCGCGCTTTGTGCGTATCGGTGGCCGCAAGAAAGCCGATTCCGATACCTTTGTGATCAATGTCGATTGGCGTCCGTTCAACTACACGGTGAGCAAGGCCACCCGCAAACTGGCCGATGAAACTGATTCCGCCATGCCGGAGATTCAGGCCTATCAGATGTCGCAGACCACTATTGCCCAGGTATTCACTGTTTGCGGCAGCTTCTACCAGTTCTGTATTGATGAAGATTACACCGACGCCAACCCATTTCGCGCGGTCAAGCAGAAATCCCGATACAAGCAGAGTGTGGTTTCCCAGGTGACCAGTCGCTCGTTGACCCAGCTGCAATGGGAGTTCGTGATCGAAACCGCCGAACACATGGCTGATCAGGAGCCTGAGTTCCACGAGCGTACCTTGTTCATTCTCACCACGCTGTTTTCGATGTACTTGCGGGTGTCGGATCTGACTGGTCGGGATAATTGGCAGCCGACCATGGGCAGTTTCAAGAAAGCCGGAGATAACTGGTGGTTTCATGTGGTGGGTAAAGGCAACAAGGCGGCCAAGGTGAGTGTCCGCGACAGCTATCTGCCCTACCTTGTCCGTTATCGCACCAGCCTGGGGTTGACTGACCTGCCCTACCCTGGTGAACAAACGCCATTGCTGTCTTCACTGGATGGCCGCACCGGCTTGTCTGGTCGAAGGATACGGGAATTGATACAGATGGTGTTTGATGCGGCTTGTGCACGCATGATTGCGGAAGGACTGCATGAGGATTGTGACGCTTTGCGGGCAGCCAGCCTGCATTGGCTGCGACACACTTCGGCGACACTGGATGCGCCGTTCAGGGACATGAAGGACTTGCAGGCGGATCTACGTCATGAAAGCCTGTCCACCACCCAGGACAGTTATTACGACTCGTTGGATGACCAACGGGCCAGTTCGATCAAGGCGATTCCGATCAAGGGCCGCTAG
- the tpx gene encoding thiol peroxidase gives MSNVTLKGNPITVGGQFPTAGDNAPAFSLVGLDLSDKSLSSFAGKRKILNIFPSVDTPTCATSVRTFNSKAGSLPNTVVLCISADLPFAQKRFCAAEGLDNVVNLSTLRGGEFIRNYGVSIDNGPMAGLAARAVVVLDENDKVLYSELVSEIGNEPDYDKALAALS, from the coding sequence ATGTCGAATGTTACATTGAAGGGCAATCCGATCACCGTTGGCGGCCAGTTTCCCACCGCGGGCGACAACGCCCCGGCATTCAGCCTGGTTGGCCTGGATCTGTCCGATAAGAGCCTGTCCTCGTTCGCCGGCAAGCGCAAGATCCTGAATATCTTCCCCAGCGTGGACACTCCGACCTGCGCCACCTCGGTCCGCACCTTCAACAGCAAGGCCGGCAGCCTGCCCAACACCGTGGTGCTGTGCATCTCCGCTGATCTGCCTTTTGCCCAGAAGCGTTTCTGCGCTGCCGAAGGCCTGGATAACGTGGTGAATCTGTCGACTCTTCGCGGCGGTGAGTTTATCCGCAATTATGGTGTGTCCATCGATAACGGGCCCATGGCCGGTCTGGCTGCTCGCGCCGTGGTGGTGCTGGATGAGAACGACAAGGTGCTGTACAGCGAACTGGTGTCGGAAATCGGCAACGAGCCTGATTACGACAAGGCGCTGGCTGCTCTGTCCTGA
- a CDS encoding translocation/assembly module TamB domain-containing protein translates to MTRFLLKALLRGFLILLIVPLLLVLLLAALLSNEGVNRWLMAKLPELEPRLQLEFSGGQLWRGWEFASIGWQDAGIAVSIDNVEFSWSPDCLAGRRLCIDLLSAERINILTTPDDSPGEPRRDISLPNLNLPMGVQLQEARIGSLWLNEEQALLTDISLQAHASGDQLHITRFSGTGPDLTWELEGDVRMSGDWPLRVLADLDLPAVDNRPWQLRARLGGSAAELELEARSTGYLPGILTLNAQPLLAELPLAAQWQGESFLALESLPSTLTLNNPVVNLQGNLEEGLALRATSSMPGEGGPIDLNLQGQILTTGVSDLNLRLGVTGQPERELTLAANADWSDVLTADASLAMQQFPWQWLYPQDIGPLEIRRLNLNANLRDDQFDSALQAQLGGVGGRDADLALALAGTPEKITIAPLTLITDQGRLTGQGVVTLLENIAWDVSLLLEELNPQMFVAELPGSLNGPVTSTGTLAAGELQLVADWDLDGTLRGQPLVLSGALASADTGWRVDDLLLRQGANSITGEGQWGETVNGRFDIELAQLATLWPGLSGSLSGSTLASGPASEPELTLALQGERLGYEDFGLLGLAVDGRVTLNEQLPGTFNLSARRLRSGDTRLGDLSLTFDGTRARHHLALDLQGGVVELDTRLSGSLDDQRWQGQLRDSTLAAEEMVWALNEPAALSYRLASGDLRLGAHCWSHLTSQLCFNGEQKLMPDRQLDVRLTDFPLASLQEWLPEDFIWDATLDAEAQFRQAVDAKPRANVVVSSRNGELRVSNADQELTFPYETLEFTTQLDPAQARSRLQLVSEGLGNLDVQADIADPGGAQRLDGRFHLSDVRLDILRPFLPQVDTLSGDLIGNGMIAGTLTEPQIDGDIRLIDGQISGPELPVSFEQLQVRVGIAGQQADIDGQWQSVEGQGRLAGTAAWAPSLAVDISLTGNNLPIRVDPYADLLASPDLHIGLADNNLNLTGTIAIPEGEITVRELPPAAVRVSADAEIIGATEEMEESLPMGITADIQLAIGDQLHFSGFGLSGRLSGLLQIRENMTASGDLNILDGRFRGYGQRLELRRAQILFAGPVSKPYLDIEAIRRVDDVIAGLRLTGPADAPVSEVFAEPTMAQEQALSYLILGRPLGADSGDSNILGQAALALGMAGSTPVAKNIAGSLGIEDFQLDTEGSGLTTSVVATGYITEKLSLRYGVGVFEQANQLALRYDLTKRLYLEAVGGLASSLDFFYRIDF, encoded by the coding sequence GTGACGCGATTTCTGCTCAAGGCATTGTTGCGCGGATTTCTGATTCTGCTGATCGTGCCGCTGTTGTTGGTGCTGTTGCTTGCGGCGCTGCTGTCCAACGAAGGCGTCAATCGCTGGCTGATGGCAAAACTGCCAGAACTGGAGCCGCGCCTGCAGCTTGAATTTTCCGGTGGCCAGCTCTGGCGTGGTTGGGAATTCGCCAGCATTGGCTGGCAAGATGCTGGAATCGCTGTAAGCATCGATAATGTCGAGTTTTCCTGGTCCCCGGATTGCCTGGCCGGACGACGCCTGTGTATTGATCTGCTCAGTGCAGAACGCATCAACATTCTGACCACACCGGATGACAGCCCCGGTGAACCTCGGCGGGACATCAGTCTACCCAACCTGAACCTGCCAATGGGTGTGCAGCTGCAGGAAGCCCGGATCGGCAGCCTGTGGCTGAATGAAGAGCAGGCGCTGCTGACTGATATTTCCCTGCAGGCTCACGCCAGCGGTGATCAGCTGCATATAACCCGTTTCAGCGGCACCGGCCCTGATCTGACCTGGGAGCTCGAGGGCGATGTACGCATGAGCGGTGATTGGCCGCTGCGTGTGCTGGCTGATCTGGATCTGCCAGCGGTGGATAATCGCCCCTGGCAACTGCGTGCCCGTCTCGGTGGCAGCGCGGCAGAACTGGAACTGGAAGCACGCAGCACCGGTTATCTGCCTGGGATACTGACGCTCAATGCCCAGCCATTGCTGGCCGAACTGCCGCTCGCGGCCCAGTGGCAAGGTGAATCCTTTCTCGCGCTGGAGTCCTTACCCAGTACCTTGACCCTTAACAATCCAGTGGTGAATCTCCAAGGCAATCTGGAGGAAGGCCTTGCCCTGCGAGCCACCAGCAGCATGCCGGGCGAGGGCGGGCCGATTGACCTGAACCTGCAGGGACAGATCCTGACGACGGGCGTTTCCGATCTGAATCTGCGCCTGGGCGTGACGGGTCAGCCGGAGCGGGAGCTGACCCTTGCTGCCAACGCCGACTGGTCGGATGTGCTGACGGCAGATGCCAGCCTGGCGATGCAGCAGTTCCCCTGGCAATGGCTCTACCCACAGGATATCGGGCCGCTGGAAATCCGTCGGTTGAACCTCAACGCCAATCTTCGCGATGATCAATTCGACTCCGCGTTGCAGGCTCAGCTTGGCGGTGTCGGTGGCCGTGATGCCGACCTGGCGCTTGCCTTGGCCGGCACGCCCGAGAAGATCACCATTGCGCCATTGACGCTGATTACAGATCAAGGTCGTCTGACCGGGCAGGGTGTTGTGACCTTGCTCGAAAATATCGCCTGGGATGTCAGCCTGTTACTTGAAGAGCTGAACCCGCAGATGTTCGTGGCCGAACTGCCCGGCTCGCTCAATGGCCCCGTCACCAGTACCGGTACTCTCGCGGCGGGAGAGCTGCAACTGGTCGCAGATTGGGACCTGGACGGCACATTACGGGGGCAGCCTCTGGTCTTATCCGGTGCGTTGGCCAGCGCGGATACCGGTTGGCGGGTCGACGATCTGCTCTTGCGTCAGGGGGCTAACAGCATCACTGGGGAAGGGCAGTGGGGCGAGACAGTTAATGGCCGGTTCGATATCGAACTGGCGCAGCTGGCCACTCTTTGGCCGGGGCTGAGTGGTAGCCTGTCCGGGTCGACACTGGCCTCGGGACCGGCGAGTGAACCTGAGCTGACCCTGGCATTGCAGGGCGAACGACTGGGTTACGAGGACTTCGGTTTGCTCGGGTTGGCTGTCGATGGGCGGGTCACGCTCAACGAGCAGCTGCCCGGCACTTTCAATCTGTCAGCCAGGCGGCTGCGCAGTGGCGATACCCGACTGGGCGATCTCAGTCTGACATTCGACGGTACGCGAGCTAGGCATCATCTGGCTCTGGATCTGCAAGGTGGTGTGGTTGAGCTCGATACGCGGTTGTCCGGCAGCCTGGATGACCAGCGCTGGCAAGGGCAGCTACGTGACAGCACGCTCGCTGCCGAGGAGATGGTCTGGGCTCTGAACGAGCCGGCGGCGCTGAGCTATCGGCTGGCCAGTGGTGATCTGCGGCTGGGCGCGCACTGTTGGAGCCATCTGACCAGCCAGCTGTGCTTCAACGGTGAACAGAAGCTGATGCCCGACCGTCAATTGGACGTGAGACTCACCGACTTTCCCTTGGCGTCGCTGCAGGAATGGCTGCCGGAAGACTTCATCTGGGATGCGACGCTGGATGCCGAAGCGCAGTTCCGTCAGGCTGTGGATGCAAAACCCCGCGCCAATGTGGTGGTCAGCAGCCGTAACGGTGAACTCAGGGTCAGCAATGCGGATCAGGAGCTGACGTTCCCCTACGAGACGCTGGAGTTCACCACCCAGCTTGACCCCGCACAGGCTCGTAGTCGCCTGCAACTGGTCAGCGAAGGGCTCGGCAACCTCGATGTGCAGGCTGATATTGCCGACCCTGGCGGCGCTCAACGTCTCGATGGCCGCTTCCATCTCTCTGACGTGCGGCTGGACATTCTGCGACCTTTTTTGCCCCAGGTGGACACACTCAGCGGTGACCTGATCGGCAACGGCATGATCGCAGGTACATTGACCGAGCCGCAGATCGACGGTGATATCCGTTTGATCGATGGCCAGATCAGCGGGCCAGAACTACCGGTCAGCTTTGAACAACTGCAGGTACGTGTCGGCATAGCGGGGCAGCAGGCGGACATCGATGGTCAATGGCAGAGTGTCGAGGGGCAGGGCAGGCTTGCGGGTACCGCCGCCTGGGCCCCCTCTCTGGCCGTTGATATCAGCCTCACCGGCAACAACCTGCCCATTCGGGTAGACCCCTACGCCGATTTGCTGGCCAGCCCCGATCTGCATATCGGCCTGGCTGACAACAATCTCAATCTCACCGGTACCATCGCCATTCCCGAGGGCGAGATTACCGTGCGTGAACTGCCACCCGCAGCCGTCAGGGTATCGGCGGATGCGGAAATCATCGGTGCCACCGAGGAAATGGAAGAATCCCTGCCGATGGGCATCACCGCAGATATCCAGCTGGCGATCGGGGATCAGCTGCACTTCAGCGGCTTCGGCCTCAGCGGACGACTGAGCGGGCTGCTGCAGATCAGGGAAAACATGACCGCCAGCGGCGACTTGAACATCCTTGATGGTCGCTTCCGAGGCTATGGGCAACGCCTGGAGCTGCGCCGTGCGCAGATTCTGTTCGCTGGCCCAGTCAGCAAACCCTATCTGGATATCGAAGCCATACGCAGGGTTGATGACGTTATCGCCGGGCTGCGTCTGACCGGCCCGGCGGACGCACCGGTTTCCGAAGTCTTTGCAGAGCCGACCATGGCTCAGGAGCAGGCGCTGTCCTATCTGATCCTCGGCCGTCCTCTGGGCGCCGACAGTGGCGATAGCAATATTCTTGGCCAGGCGGCACTGGCTCTGGGCATGGCCGGTAGCACACCGGTGGCAAAGAATATTGCCGGCTCGCTGGGTATCGAGGACTTCCAGCTTGATACGGAAGGCAGCGGCCTGACCACCAGCGTAGTGGCAACAGGTTATATCACCGAAAAACTGAGTTTGCGCTATGGTGTAGGGGTATTTGAGCAGGCAAACCAATTGGCGCTGCGTTACGATCTGACCAAACGGCTGTATCTGGAAGCAGTGGGCGGCCTGGCCAGCTCATTGGATTTTTTCTACCGCATCGATTTCTGA
- a CDS encoding autotransporter assembly complex protein TamA → MVRFLTLLALLLFTAAARAELEVKVEPRNDAARKNIEAFIGPVSASSREGMWRLARSSREQALSALQALGYYHPRVRPRVTGSDADPVLLLEVTLGEPVLLDEVTLEVSGSGRDADYFRFPRSRHLMPGAQLHHGHYEDTKSLLENQALRYGYFSSEFLENRLLIDVEENLADVVLRYDTGDRYRLGSVSFSETPFDLDLLQRMVPFYPGVPYDADLIAEFNRELLSSGYFEAVQVSAPPDQAVDGEIPVRAELKARDPHSLGFGGGFSTDVGPRAKADWKQHWLNSRGHSRGAELELSEPRQKVTSWYQIPLTPPQSSHLRFFSGWQREHIDDTESQTMVLGGLFQRRLDNGWNRSIGLRLEQERYSLGSDSGRSTLLIPSLGFQRTISDDSMDPSQGYSMMMDLQGAKAGVLSDIDFLRLNMAVKGLYTLWDNHRFLARAQLGGIASDGFASVPPSLRFFAGGDQSVRGYDYRTLAPTDETGERVGGRYLMATSAEYQYEFRPKWRAAVFIDHGNAVDSWEDPMKTSAGLGIRWVSPVGPIRLDLAKSVSDPDEGVRLHFSMGAEL, encoded by the coding sequence ATGGTCCGTTTTCTTACGCTGCTGGCGTTACTGTTGTTCACCGCAGCTGCTCGCGCCGAGCTGGAAGTGAAGGTAGAGCCGCGCAACGATGCGGCGAGAAAGAACATAGAGGCCTTCATCGGACCGGTATCGGCTTCCAGTCGGGAGGGCATGTGGCGCCTGGCTCGCTCCAGCCGGGAGCAGGCGCTCAGCGCGCTTCAGGCTCTGGGCTATTATCATCCCCGGGTTCGCCCGCGGGTGACCGGTTCCGATGCGGATCCGGTATTGCTGTTGGAGGTAACCCTGGGTGAGCCGGTACTATTGGATGAGGTCACCCTGGAGGTAAGTGGCTCAGGACGGGATGCCGACTATTTTCGCTTTCCGCGCAGCCGTCATCTGATGCCCGGCGCGCAATTGCATCATGGCCATTATGAAGACACAAAATCCCTGCTGGAAAACCAGGCATTGCGTTACGGCTATTTCTCCAGCGAGTTTCTGGAAAACCGTCTGTTGATCGATGTGGAGGAGAATCTCGCCGATGTTGTCCTCCGTTACGATACAGGGGACCGTTATCGACTTGGCAGCGTGAGCTTCTCGGAGACGCCATTCGACCTTGACCTGCTGCAGCGCATGGTGCCTTTTTACCCCGGTGTGCCCTACGATGCTGACCTGATCGCCGAATTCAATCGCGAACTGCTGTCCAGCGGCTACTTCGAGGCGGTGCAGGTATCGGCCCCGCCGGATCAGGCGGTGGATGGCGAGATCCCGGTGCGCGCCGAACTCAAGGCGCGCGATCCCCATTCGCTCGGTTTTGGTGGCGGTTTCTCCACGGACGTTGGTCCCCGAGCTAAGGCGGACTGGAAGCAACACTGGCTCAACTCCCGGGGCCACAGTCGCGGTGCCGAGCTGGAACTGTCCGAGCCACGACAAAAGGTGACATCCTGGTACCAAATACCTCTCACACCGCCGCAGTCCAGTCACCTGCGTTTTTTCTCCGGCTGGCAGCGTGAACACATCGACGATACCGAAAGTCAGACCATGGTGCTCGGCGGATTGTTTCAGCGGCGACTGGATAACGGCTGGAACCGCAGCATAGGTTTACGCCTGGAACAGGAGCGCTACTCCCTGGGTAGCGATTCCGGGCGCAGCACCTTGCTGATCCCCAGCCTCGGTTTTCAACGCACCATCAGTGACGACAGCATGGACCCCAGCCAGGGCTACAGCATGATGATGGATCTGCAGGGCGCCAAAGCCGGTGTGTTGTCGGATATCGACTTTCTTCGACTGAACATGGCAGTCAAGGGCCTGTATACACTCTGGGACAATCACCGTTTTCTGGCCCGGGCGCAACTCGGAGGTATTGCCAGCGATGGTTTTGCCAGCGTGCCCCCGTCGCTGCGTTTCTTTGCCGGTGGCGATCAGAGCGTGCGTGGCTATGACTATCGAACTCTTGCACCGACCGACGAAACCGGAGAGCGGGTCGGCGGACGCTACCTGATGGCAACCAGTGCGGAATACCAATATGAATTTCGCCCGAAATGGCGTGCGGCCGTGTTTATCGATCACGGCAACGCGGTAGACAGTTGGGAGGACCCGATGAAAACCAGCGCCGGCCTGGGTATCCGCTGGGTCTCGCCGGTTGGTCCCATTCGCCTGGACCTGGCCAAATCCGTGAGCGATCCGGATGAAGGTGTTCGCCTGCATTTCTCCATGGGGGCTGAACTGTGA
- the xthA gene encoding exodeoxyribonuclease III, which produces MKVVSFNINGLRARPHQLQEIVNKHAPDVIGLQETKVDDPAFPLESVQALGYHVHFHGQKGHYGVALLTREEPLWVRKGFPDDGEEAQCRMISAALPCADGTPLIVFNGYFPQGESRDHPIKFPAKTKFYADLQAHLQQDFSADQRLVVMGDVNISPQDGDIGIGEANAKRWLRTGKCSFLPEEREWLQKLKDWGLIDTFRHMNPDVTDRFSWFDYRSRGFEDTPKRGLRIDLVMASLGLIDQCVDTGIDYDIRAMEKPSDHAPVWAKFSV; this is translated from the coding sequence ATGAAAGTTGTCTCGTTCAATATCAACGGCTTGCGTGCCCGTCCGCATCAGTTGCAGGAAATCGTCAACAAACATGCCCCCGACGTCATTGGCCTGCAGGAAACCAAGGTGGACGACCCTGCCTTTCCACTGGAGTCCGTCCAGGCGCTGGGCTATCACGTGCATTTTCACGGGCAGAAAGGCCATTACGGCGTGGCTCTGCTGACGCGCGAAGAACCGCTCTGGGTACGTAAAGGCTTTCCTGATGACGGTGAAGAAGCACAATGCCGCATGATCAGCGCTGCCCTACCCTGCGCTGATGGCACCCCGCTGATCGTTTTCAATGGTTATTTCCCCCAGGGTGAAAGCCGCGATCATCCGATCAAGTTTCCGGCCAAGACCAAGTTCTACGCCGACCTGCAGGCTCATCTGCAGCAGGATTTCAGCGCCGATCAACGGCTGGTGGTCATGGGGGATGTGAATATTTCGCCGCAGGATGGTGATATCGGCATTGGTGAAGCCAATGCCAAACGGTGGCTGCGCACCGGCAAATGCAGTTTCCTGCCCGAGGAGCGTGAGTGGCTGCAGAAGCTCAAGGACTGGGGGTTGATCGACACCTTCCGACATATGAACCCTGATGTGACAGATCGTTTCAGCTGGTTTGACTACCGCAGCCGCGGCTTTGAGGACACGCCAAAACGCGGCCTGCGTATCGATTTGGTAATGGCCAGCCTGGGGCTGATCGATCAATGTGTCGACACCGGTATCGATTACGACATCCGTGCGATGGAAAAACCATCAGATCATGCTCCGGTCTGGGCAAAGTTCTCCGTTTGA